The window TTTGTTTTTAACACCCTTTTCTGCTCCGACGGCTTTCTGCGGCTCAGTTTTAATACATTGTTAGTTTGCTAACTGATCTGATCGCTAAACCCGGTAGTTCGAGGACGGGAGATGGTGAAAGTAAGCGACGTTAATAGATGAACACACGGGTTGGTTTTAAGCGTCTTTAAAATACAAGTATTGCTAGTCACCATTAACACTGACATAAAAGATAACAATTGTTGATCAAATCTCTCTCGTGGTTATTGTATGAGATGGTGATGTCATGATACTTTGAGATTTAACGCTACTGTAGAACTGAGTTAATAAAACATGAGAGTTAATGTGgttttatactgtgcatataTGATTGAGATATGTGCCAAAACGTGTTGTGAAAAACTATATTCCCATGTAGGCtgctctgtttttttctgttttatctaTTACTTTCTTCACTTTATTTTCTAACTTTTctcttaaattaaaacaagctgtattttatgtaaagcttctttgcaacaaaacaaaacttttcacattttaagtTCCACATATGTCTGCTGTGCTTTTGAAATCTAGTATgcccatattttgtgatttttaatgtttttaatcaatattattagtcaccctgtTATGATTGTCACTGGGGTTTGTCAATACAtcaataaaaagcattaaaagtgCTTGCTAATCACAGTATTTAACTATTTTGAAAGTGGAGTGATTTTCCATCCAAGGTTTCCAAAGGACAGCAATGATATCTGTGTCTTCCCTACTACTGGGACAGATGTGCCTCTTGCAGCAGTTCCAGAGGGACCGGGGTTTAGATGTCAGGCCTAACATGACAACAAAAGcaactgaattgaattgaaaatggcTTTTGTGCTGAGAAACAGACGCCACGACCACCTGGCAAACAAGAGTTGTGAGGAAACTGCTTTCCTGTTCCATTGTTTGCCTGTCTGGGTGGTCAGTTTAGCCTAAACAGCCAGAACACAAAGTTTTGAACCACCATCTCTCTGACTGTGTttcaaagtttttgttttgcttctgACTGCATTACAACCGGAGTGCACATTTTGATCATTTATAAGGAAAGTTTGGCATTGACAAAGTGTTCTACGACCTGAAAGGAATTTCCTGTCTAATTGAACGTTTTTCTACATTTCTGAAGAGTTGTAGAGCTGTCTATCCCATGACAAAACGTTTTTAACTAAATCCAGATTGCAGTAATGCTGGACAGATGTTCCTTTAACACTGGGATGGAGGTTGTTGATATTCCGTGCCActatctgttttattttttggacaAAAATAAACTGCTTTAAGGTTGGAAAGTTGCCATGAATGAAACCTCCTCAAGTAATGTGCATgataaaatgttgcatttgttgTTGACGTATGATTGTCCTGGATAAGATGAATTGGCCTGTCCTCTGGGATAGGTGTGTGCTAGGGAAAGTCTTTGGCCTATTTATACAAACATAGAAGGATTTCAGTTTGTTGGATTTGTGATCTCATTCCCTTCCCTGTTACTGTTCCCTTCCCTACAACCGATTCTCTTTACCGTTTACTGAACGTCTGTGTATCATTCAGAAAAATTGCACTTGATCCTCACCCGAAATCACCTTAAGTAATGGCTCACTTTTTGAATTCAAGCAGAAAATGAGATACGGTTAAACAGTAGCTGATTCTTTTGCAGTTGAAATGTCCACTTATTTTCATACTCGGGCTAAAGCTTTGAGAAGTAACACTTAAGTAGTTTTTCATAAGAGCCAGGCTAAATTTGTCCTTGGGTTTGTCATTCCATCATTATTTCTACAATCGTGTGTGTTGTTGATCACTGCAGCCTTGCAAAATGTGTCTCTTTATGctagggctgctcgattatcACAAAAATCTTAATCACGAtcattttggccaatattgagatcccgattatttaacacgattactctttaacttttaaacaacATAGAAAAGGTAAAAAACTTGGTTTGTAATctgtgaattcaactgaaaattaaatgtaaagaaatagcacagctgaaccaCTGTAAAGGAGTTGCGCTGTAgatttataccacaagaaaagagacgATCCTTGCAAAATGGAATGTAGCTCAATAATGGTTTTACCTCgattattgtgtttttgcatTGTTGAGGCCAAAATTGACGATTACGATTATTTtcgattaattgcacagccctactTTATCTTAAATTAGCTTTGTGGCTTTTTCTGGATGCATACAGAAGCATTACAGGGTCAGTACTAGGGAAGTAATAGTTGTGCAgtattctgtgtctttgttgtcCTGTCCAGATATTTTGAGCTATGCAACCCAGCTTCCTTCCTGTAGCCTGTATCTGAGATCAAAGGTGAAAAAAATCAACGCACACACAATGCCACTTTTCTTCATTGAGCTGCGATGAAGGCTGCATCAGCGTCTTCTGTTATGCAAGCTTGTCTCTTGTGATTGTAAACACAACTAATCAATAGTGGACCTATTAATCACATCATTAAAGCAGaatcataaaatattatttgtggCAGTcacatatatttgtttgtatgtgtcaTTGAGGTGATGTATGTGTCCATGTTGATGAATTACTTGAGGGAGTATATTAGTgtacaatacatttttgatgtatttgtacagtttttttttattattctcaCAATCAGTAAtactatcattttttttttttgtagaacACAAGGTGATTATTGTGGGACTAGACAATGCTGGGAAGACCACTATACTTTATCAATTGTGAGTAATGACTTGTGTTACAGTTCATTCGCATtcttttaatgcaaaataacaGTTTGACATGATCAGGACCTGTGTTGTTGTTGCAGTTTAATGAATGAGGTGGTGCACACCTCACCTACAATTGGCAGTAATGTAGAAGAAATTGTGGTTAAGAAAACACACTTCCTGATGTGGGATATTGGTGGTCAGGAAAGTCTCCGCTCTTCCTGGAACACCTACTACTCCAACACAGAGGTAATGTGCTTCAAATAATAAACTACACTTTCAAGTTAATATAGTGGCGTTTTATGAATATTGAAATTACcgttttatgttatgttttagttttcatttgaaattctAGCTATTTCGTTATGcgtttttgtcatttaatttttttatttgttgtttattatattgctctataaattacatttaaatcaattcaataattttttcattcagtttagcttttatttattttcagttttagtttactttaattcattttagtGCCTcgacttaaaggtccagtgtatgaaatttagcagtaTCTACTATCTAGttgtgaggttgcgaattgcaagcAATGGTTCACTCCACCCTCCCCCCcgctttcgaagcactacggtggctgaccaggacaaagatgtcgacTGGATTCCGcaagataacgtatttatgaaactcACTCTGTGGAGCTTGTCCTTGCATCCTTGATATCCTTGCATCCGGCTTCTGTCATGCGTTCTCTGtctgttcttgtgttcttgaTTGTTGGAACTGAACTTTGATAGTTTTTGATGAGGTAGAGAGAGAACACGAGGACACAACACTGCTGAagaacgcatattgagaaaTGGCCTATATTTGTCATATACTGGGACAAATATACTGGGACTAAAACTAAGACTAAAATAAGAATAGTTGTTAAAATTAACACTAGTGGGAACAATTCCAAGCAAGGGGACCAAGCAAATTCCATGCAAAGTCActtcggataaaagcatctgttaaatAACTTAATGTTAATTGCTCATTCgaaggtaaaaaaacataacgcctcATTTTGTAGATccttatacacctctaaagacatagttatgtatattatattgtatttttgttgtttagtttgaattttttttaattatatttaggCAAACGTTTTAttccaaacaaaaaagaaatggtTTATATAGTTCTAgttttgataaattataataacCATGGTGTGCTCCAAAATAGTGACCCTGATAAAGAATGTTGACAGGAACTATAATGAAGATTAGCTAGCTAGAGCTATAACCTATAGATTATTTTAGTAGCTAGCAATTCATGTACGAGAAATAAAAACGGTAGATACTGTAACAGGGTGAGCAACAGCTGTGTGTTCACTCTGCTGTAAACAATGCTTTAGACAACAGTTGTGCACATGAGTAATTCGACTGGACCTTAGCAGCTGGTGTCTGATTTACAGTTCAAAGTTCAGGGTTACACAAAGAGGCTCGGTTGAATGGAAGGACCCCTGCCTTTCATTCAGAAAGTGTGCATATGAGATTTGTGATGGGGCCCTGCTGTTGTCCTCCATTCAGAAGCAGAGCGATGTGCTCAGCAAGCTTCTTTTAGAAACTATACATACACGATTTCTGCCAAGGACATCACATAATAAATGGCTAGGTGGCCTTTCCAGACATAGAAACCATCTCTGAATGAAAATGCAATAGGATACTGTCTGACATCTGCTAATGTTTTTGCCCCTGTAGTTCATCATACTGGTTGTGGACAGTACTGACAGAGAGAGACTAGCCATTTCAAAAGAAGAGCTTTACAGAATGCTCGCTCACGAGGTAAACCTTTTAACCTTTATTTACACCCAACCACCACAGCACTATGAAGCATCAATAAAAAGTCTCATTctctcatttttctttttaggaCCTGCGCAAGGCTGCCGTGTTGATCTTTGCTAATAAACAAGACATGAAGGGATGTATGTCCGCAGCAGAGATTTCCAAATACTTGACCCTCAGCTCCATCAAAGATCATCCGTGGCACATTCAGTCCTGCTGTGCGCTAACTGGAGAAGGGTAAGATCTTAAGGCCAGACACGGGGGATAGTTCTAAAGTTTTGCTTAACCTGTTATTGTTGCTTCTTTTACCAAATAAATATCATGAAATGTATATACTCATATAATGAAAACCGTGTTTGGGACAACAAAcagtcatttgtttttgtgccGTTGCAGGTTGTGTCAGGGTTTAGAGTGGATGACCTCAAGGGCTGGACTCAGATAGCCACCAGTTCTTCATGTTGGACTGATTGACCATTAGTGGCATCACAGACTCATCCCATTGGCTgcttatgtttttcttttaaatctctTTATCAGAATTGACGCTTTGCAGCTGGACTCTCTGGACACCTACCTCAGCTGGGATTTATCCGTTCTGTTTTGACGACCTTGTTGATCATACTATGTCAGGCTAGACTGGATGTCGTAAtcggagaaagagagaagaaaatatTTCTGCTTGATAAGagagacactggtgtgtgtttgcgatGAGAGGGATATTTTTGGGGTGTTTTTTACACTCGGGGGGTTTTAGGAATTCACTGGATGGTTATATTGTTAATCGTGTTGAATGTTAATTCTTAAAGTCTACGGGGTTGAAATTATTTGAAAGGGTATGTTCTCTAATTGGTTGAGTCATTTGTGCCATTGGTACCCAGCAACATCACTACATATCATGGAAGCATCAAAGCATATCAGATCATAATGTGCATAATACCTCAGTCATTCGGTGCTGTTACTATTTTGAACATGGGTTTTGCATcttcaaatataatttatgtaagATGCAATTAAAAAAGGGTGCCATCATTGTTAGATGTGCAATTGGGTAAATGTGTTCATTGCTGTAACATAAGGCAATATGGCTTTTTGTCTGTCATGCGTTTgtggtgtttttattttctgatgtATTTTGTCTGTTACAAAAGCATTTGCTATGAGCATCCAACAAAAGCTGTTACTCACTGCTGTTTAAGAAAGAGCCCATCACTGCAGATAAACTAGCATGTTTTTGTCACTGTATGTTTTTACGGTTAAATAACTTCTCTCCTTGATAGAGGGtggttatattattattgtcaCTTTCATGAGGAAATAATGTTGAAGAGTAATTCAGTGAGGAAACTACCagtattatagttttataaacatattgttTCCCCCTAGAATCGTGGTGCAAATAATTCACTATGAATGATCTGAGTGATGTGATGTCTTCATAGGTCAACCAAGTTGTAACTGTTGCTAATTTTTGTTGCTATATAAACGAATGGCATTTTATTAATACTTTAACAAGTCCTGAACATTTTAAATCGTTGATTTTGTATTATCTTTGCTGTTACAATATGAGTGCATGAGCACTTGTGCAGATATAATTTACATGGTGATTTTGCCAATTCTGGTTCATGAAAACtgtcatgtgtgttttaattgattttttgcAATGCACTGTGCTTTGTTAAGGGAAACTTGCAAGATCTGTATGCAGTGACTACAAATTGGTGCTATTGgctgcattattatttttattggctGCTGATGTAAGGTATGTCGTATTGCTTGCTTGTGCTTTCTACCTTTCTCTCTTATTTGCAATGGGGATTCTTTTGGGGGTCTTTGAGGCACTACCTTTCTTTTGCTATTCTACTTTTATATATCTTAAATATAACTTCTCTCACAGAGGCTTCTCACATTGGAAAGGGGAATTAGATGAAACAGCACTGAAATGAATTACGGCTTCTGTGACATTTTGCTTTAAAGACCAGTTTTGGGCGGATTTATGTAAACCATGATCTCCGATCAAGTTTGTCTTTGCTTTTTGATTATACACAATTGCATACTTAATTCATTTTACGATACTATATTAAATGGTGTTAATTTTGACAAAACTAttctaaagtaaaaatgtgacTTATCCAGCAGGATGGCAATGACATGTTGCAGCATGACATGTTTGTTCAGAGAAATgcaattttcactttcaatactGAAGTTCAAAGTGAATGCATTG of the Triplophysa dalaica isolate WHDGS20190420 chromosome 1, ASM1584641v1, whole genome shotgun sequence genome contains:
- the arl8 gene encoding ADP-ribosylation factor-like 8 — translated: MGLIFAKLWSFFCNQEHKVIIVGLDNAGKTTILYQFLMNEVVHTSPTIGSNVEEIVVKKTHFLMWDIGGQESLRSSWNTYYSNTEFIILVVDSTDRERLAISKEELYRMLAHEDLRKAAVLIFANKQDMKGCMSAAEISKYLTLSSIKDHPWHIQSCCALTGEGLCQGLEWMTSRAGLR